The genomic region TATCTTAACATTTTTAGCTCTCAAGTATTTGCTCTTATTTTAGAGatgtttgcatatttttatatataaaaaataagacaGATATATTGATTTAGACAATGTCTTTTTTTGCTGTGTGTTGCTTCAGGCTATTCATAAACTAGAAATGTTGTATGAATGTTTTATGCAACTGTTTGGAGAAGAAAGTTCTGCAGAATTCACTGTTGATAGTCTCCATCTTGAGATTATGCTTGGTTAAGGGCTTATAGACACAGAAACCTACTGCTTTATAAATATGCAAAGACTTGGAATAATAAGCCtggtttcctgtgtgtgtgtgtgtgtgtgtgtgtgtgtgtgtgtttcatcttgTCATGTTGCATCTAGACTAAACTGCTGTTGTGCAGTAAGTTAAATTCCCTGTAGAGGTTTCAACCAATCTTCACAGTATCACTTACATTAACAGCTTCAAACAGTATGGATGCAGTGGGGTTCTGCTGAGGGAGGAGCTTGAGTTTGTGGGTGTACACACTCATTGCACTCCACCGGGTTCATCATTCATTAAAGAGCAAGGGAAAGAGATGGCAGACAAGTCTGAACCAGAAGTGGGCTCTCCACTATGTAGTGATTTGAGTCTGTCCTCCTGAATTACAACTCAAAAGTCAGCTTCATCTAAAGTCTATTACAATTGCATTGTTGCTTTTCATAAGAATCTACCTGTCTGCAGTTTGACATCCACAGTTTACAACAAGTTCGGTGTCACATTgacctaattaatatttattaggtTTACATGACTGGTCATTCCAGGAAGGTTACCTAGCAACATTAGCATGACCTAAATAATATTCATCAACATGTCCTCACAGAAAGTCTATCATATTCAAGAGATGACAAATAGTGAAACTAGCTAACATATTTTACAGGAAATCTTCTATGTGCCCGTGGGAGGCAAGATTTTGATCACACAAACAGTAAGCCTGCTGTTTTTCTGCATAAAGTTATACTGCTGTTTTTCGTGCCGTCGGATGAGGTCTCATTATTACCTTTTCAGTTGGTGTGAGATCCTCCTTGTTTGGAAAGTCCTCCCGGTGTTTCGAATCTGGGTCAATTGCCTCCTGCTCCAAATATTGCACATTCATATTCAGCAGCCACGCAGCAGTGCGGTTCAACGCATTGGGGTTCACAGGAGACGGAGCCTAATAAAAGTtcgttcaaacacacacacacacacaaaaacattattgtatCATAATTGGTCATGCTTACATCTACATGAGACTAAAATTAGGTTTTactcatacacacaaacaagTGCCTTAAAACTTTTCAAGGTGACAACAACACTTGTGCTCACTAGGAAAAACACttgatcattttttaaatgaagattcATTCTGCAGACATCAAAGGAACCGTCTGGACAATGCGAGCAGTCATTTAATCACTAGCCCAGTGTTTGCACTCAAGCAATTAATTCTGCTTGTCTGCTCTGTTCTTTTCGCCTTTGACGGTGAGAGGGCTGTGCAGTCGTCTCAACCTTACAGCCCACCAAAGACTCATTAACCCCTGAGAGATCTGAGTGCCAATTTGTTTAAAGTATATCAGCCGAGTGCTAGCTAATTTCGTTGTATATAAATCAACTATGGGAATGTTGCAACTATCGACCTAGTGAGACACAAAGGATAATTGGTTTTAAAATGCTATCTCTTGAGAACACAGAACTTTGAAAAGCATCTTTCTTTTGAACTGtagcaataaaaacaataattcagttttacaacatttctgaaaaaaaaaaaaaaaatgtgagcgGCGCCTGCTTAGCAAAACTTGTCACCACAATGCTAGTTGTTTGTGTGTTGCTGTGCATTTTCTAGGATGTCTAGGAGTCTTTTTAGCACATATGGATTGCTAGGGTTATCTGTTGGGTTGCCAGGTGGTTGCTTACTAGGACAACTCAAGAAGGACCAACCCTTAATCCTCAAAGATATTCTGATCTCCCGATATAACTTGGGTCTTTaatataagtttattttattttctaaaacagtTGTCCAGgcaaaaatcatgtttaatttcctaaaaataaataaataacgacaACATTTGTGATGGCATACAGAGGCTAGCACATGatgcagaaaaaatatttaatggcaATGActtcacacaaattatgaattaaggttatcttttattatttcattttctcGTTgtagttaaataatataaataatagctTGTTTTTTCCCCTGCATGTCATTAGTGGGGCTCCGGAATGCCAAacgaaataaaataacaataaaaataaacaaatacatatataaaaataaaaatgtctaactaaaattaataaaataaaataaaataaaagccataaaaataagataaaaaaaaattgcattaaaaccTAAACCTAAATTGTATCGGGTATACTGGAACTATaacaagcaaaataaatgaataaaataaaattaatgaattaatagaaTCTGCATTATTCAACAAGGACGTCTTTGTTAAATGAAATGTCAATTTTCGTCAAAAGacaataagaaaaaaagtgtttttctaaacTCACTTGTTTGTGTAGGGTTCGCTGTTTAGATTCTGGACTGTCCCCTTTGGAGGACGACGACTGCTGCCTCAGTCTGGTGCCACTGCTGGGCCAGTCAGGAGATGATGACATCATACTTCCACTGGAGGGGCGGGGGTACGGTGCAGTGTTGAGCATGTTGGGTGGAGTGCGGCCCCTTGTGACGGTTGGAGGCGGCTGGTCTATCCTGCGCTGCGGCCCTGTGCTGTTTTGGCGTGGTACGTTGGCTTGGTGTTGGGTCTCTGTGAGGGACAGTTGTCTGCGGGCGAACTCTCCAGAGCACCGAATGAACTCGTCCCCATTGCTGCCCCCTCCCCCACTGGCCCCCGTGCTAGACTGGCTCAGGAATGGGTGCTTTGACCCTGCAGTAGCTGCTTCCTCTGCGTTACTCTGGGAGCTGACGGAGCTCTGGCATTCAGATCCTGAATCGGCCACTGTGCGGGGCAATCCGGTGGCCATCTGGTAAACGGGGTTCTGGAACGAGAGCGGGGCAAGCAGCTGGGACCTTCCTGGGGCGGTTTCTGTACTCAGTGTGGTGGGGGTCTGGCCTGCCCTCCTCAGGGTCGGACCACTGGGTGTGTTGCCCTTAGCGGTGCGGGTGGTCCACATCCCTGTGCTCTGGCCAACGGAGGTCTGGCTGTCATTGATGGGGTCGCTGAAGGAGGTGTTGGGCGCGCTCTCAAGAGAACGACTGTCCTGCAGGTCCACCATTGACAAGCTCTTGCTGCCGTTGGGGATCTGAACTTCTGGCTCGTTGGTCTCCGAGTAACTGGAACTGCGGGCAGGTGACGGCTGGATCACAGAATTCTTTGTTACGAAAAACAGATCCTTGTTTTCGGGGGTCGGTGAGGGCAGCCGTGTGAAATCCACCAACCTGTCCAAGAGTCAACGGGACAAAATGATCACAGCTTTTCCTTTATTAAAAGTAAACTCATTGTTTGCCAGTCTTGCTCATTTGCATGGCTAACGGATGTGCTTGTGCTAATGTGACAGTAAAAAACATGTACACCAAGTCTCATGACggaaaaacagcttttattcaaGACTACATTACAATATATGTCTTTGATTACTGTGCTAGAGAAGTAAAGGAAAGAATAAACAATGTCTTGCTTGGTGCAAAACAAATTTGTTTCTCATGGATAAACCTGGCAACGTTAACTGCATGTATTATATTATCAGTTTCTATATTAACACTATCgttcaaaatttggggtcagtaaaatttagtTTGGAGAGAAATTAATTCTTTAATTCaggtaattttaaataaatgctgtttctttCAACTTTCTCTAAACTAAAGCAAATAATCTTGAAACCAATGTACAATGGTTTTCTCAAAGATTTTAAATgtctacatattaaaatattcgtactaactgtttccaacactgatgataataataatgtttcttcagcaccaaatcagtattataattatttctgaaggatcatgtgacactgaagactggagtatgatgctgaaaattctgttttGGTATCACAggagtaaactaaattttaaagcgtattcaaatagaaaacagctatttgaatttaaatgaaattccacaatattacagttttactgtatttttggtgagcataaaagacccCTTTCAAAGCATtcaacagatgcttttattcaaagagaCTGACTGTGCATTCAAACAGTATGTGTGTTTCGTAGAGATCTGAACCCTTGATCCTGACGTTGCTATTACATTGCTCTTctaataaagaaattaaagtaACAGAGAGTTAGAAAGTAAATAGTAAGTAAAAGATCTGAAAACTGATTATTAAATCGTGGAGATATTATCAGATCCAAGTAATCTGGGTGATCAGTGGAGCAGCAAGAGAAGATGTGGTGTTAACAAAAACCTTGTCTGGAACATGTTTTACAACTTCATTTTTATCATATTCTACAACAAAATGATGAAGATTTTACTAGCTTGCAGTTTTTCCTCTCAGCattatttacatttcacaatgtCATGTTTAAGGCTCTCACCTAAATATATGTGTGCTTTAAAAGTATTTCCCTGATTTCACAGACAAAGTAGCCATAAACTCGCATGTATCACATCCCAGATCCCACAGAATCAGAAGTCTTTGGAgttttatttttacgttttttttttgttcatcttcagatcaTCGGTTTCTCAATTAAAAGCCTaagtaatgcaaaaaaaagataGTATTTTTGCTTGCCTGTTAAACTGGATATTTCTTATTACTTTCGGATTGACAATAACCAGACTGAAAGTGAAAAGTCTGGCTACATAAGACATTTTTTCCTTGACCTACCCTGTGATCTCACTGTCCATGACCATTTTCTGCAGACCGGTAGACAGGCTGCTGCTGGGTAGAGTGGGGGAACCCACACGCTCGGTGGGAGATGACACAGGGGGTCCGGTGGGGTTCGTCAGGGCTGAATTCACATCCCGCAAGATCCGTGCTAAAGGACCCAGCTTAGTAATAGTAATCTGCAACACAATACAGAACTGTGAATGAAATTTCAGTACAGTTTGAAGCtgctagagaggagagacagtGCATTACAGTTTTTTCACTTTGTTCATAGGATTTTATTAGCTTATcattgaaaaagcctggccaagTTAACTGGATGCATTACTGTATATTTCCACTTTCACATTGTATCCAtcaaaaatcctttaaaaatgtattacgcttttcttaaaaacattaagcagcacaacttaatgaccacttaaaataaagtttagcgTGTTATTCCAGTACAGTTTGAAGCAGATGATAGAAGCTGTGAAATCACTGTACAAGTAGCGTGTGAATCTTAATGACTACTTGTTGGTGTAAATCTGGACATTTCTATTAAAGGCACACAATTCAGCAAAACAGCAAGCTGAATTTTAAAACTATAACTATTTTATGGTTTCTAGCAACTTGGTCTAtgatcatatatcatatatcattgACTGTAGTTCCTCCAATCAAAATTCAGAGccattgttatttgtattttatcttaTCCATTTACATCAGATAATCACTTGATAAACTAAATTAAgctctttgtaattttttttaagaatctacTTTTCTGATCTCAAATTACAGTTTCTGTTCTGTGAGAGTTGTATGAAGACACATATAtatgggaagtcatggcctagtggttagagagtttgactcctcaCCCTAGGGTTgtaggttcgagtctcaggccggcaatactatgactgaggtgcccttgagcaaggcactgaacccccaactgctccccgggagctgcagcataaatggctgcccactgctctgggtgtgtgttcatggggtgtgtgtgtgtgcccactttggagagcacaaattctgagtatgggtcaccatacttggctgtatgccaTGTCACTGTCACTTTATAAGTACATTACAATctaattaacatttttagcaaAACATTTCAATATTTGTTGAATTGCAGGACCTCACCTGATCGAGCTGTGAGATGGCTTCGGACAGGAGAGAATGGAGTGTGGAGAGTTCACGGCCCAGGTCAACGTAACCCTCGAAGCCTGCCGTGTTTGAGATGGTCTCGGGGTTGGAGATCTCCAGCAGGAAGCGCTCCATGCTGGTCCACTCATGTTCCAAGAACTGATTCATGAATGACATGTACTCCTCCTTGCTGCCAAACCTACAACAAAAAACacagtaaatacagtttgaaataATGTGTACAAAAGTTCATCAGTATGTTCAGATAACAAACTTACCTGCTACCACAGGGGTATGATGCATTAAAACCATGATCAACATCAAATCATGTTAGATATTTTAGCTTAATGATGTAACTTTTTGATGTTAAATATTTACTTgatgtttaaatgaatatttcaataattcagcAAAGCAATCACGTTGTCGGTTGTCTGATATGAGTCAACGGTCACCAAACAAGCAGGTAAataaattgcacatttttattaagtgttttatttttatagtttttgatttttattttaagtcgATTCATTTTACTCGTTTATGCTTCAATTCATTATTAATTCCCTCATGAGGTTTGCGAACACCCAGTTTGGTGGAAATAATCTATAGTTGTACGCACGAACACACTCACTTGGTGAAGTTGGCGAGGTTTTGTGTCACTTTGGCAATGAGTGTCAGTGTGCGGGCAGTGCGGTCGTCAGGATATTCCTGCATGAGGCTGAAGAGCGAGGGCGACATGATGGCAGGACACAGGAAGCGCAGGAAAAGAGATGCGCTGATCAGGCGTTCGCTGATGTCCGGTCGGCCTCGGTTACTGCACTCCTGCCTCCAGGATGCAAACACTTCCTTGAGCTCCCGAGGAAACACGCTAGAGTGGACAGACAATAAAGTGATTTGATCAGAAAAATATGACGGCGAATACCACATTTTTATTACAGCAAAAAAAGTATACAGTATACTGTTCTGGAGTTAATGATGACTTTGAACTAGTGAGCTGAAATACCGTCTAGCACTGCTGAGTAACTGCTTAGTAACAAACAGgcccaaaaacaacaacactcccACTCAGTTCTGCATTCCCACATCAAATCACAATCACCGTGTGCATTTAATTAAGTGTTAACAAACGCGTGACAGCATCCTCTCCCacaacacttttactttctaCACCCGTTAACCGTTACTCCCACCTTCAATTTTCACATCACCGCCGTAAGGACGTCCCCTCCTGCGACCTCTAGCTCACCACAATCTGCCGTTTAAGTTGCTCTTTTCGAGACAGAGAGACACTTAAAAGATGGCGCACAACAAAACCGCGACAGAGTTAGACACAGCTTATCAAGATCCAGTTTAAGATCCTCCTAAAAGGGAGCAAAATTACATTCCTCTGATGGAATATCTTGCACTAGGGAATTGCAGGAGGGAGTAACTTCATATCGCAGCATGGTTTTGCTAATACGTAGGTAATGAATGAGGAACAGCACAGTCACTGTGAGGACAGATGGAGACGTCTCACTTCTTATTAGTCTTACTTTGCCAGGCATCGTGGGCTTTCTGGAGAAATGACAAGATTGCTAGTTCTGGAGCTGCCTAGAATTAATTTAAAAGCACCCAAAAACCCTTTGTGGGTCATTATATTCTAGCGGGTTTTTATTAAGCATCTACATTTCTGAATTTGGTAGATGCTTATCATTCAAAATGCGTCTTTCTAATCAGTTCATTTATTGCCTGAGATTCAAACCATGGTCCAAACTGTGCctatatatatgcaatattgaCCAATCAGTTTCTAACATTAAAActaacaatttaaatattaaatgaaacatgtttgcaataaaaataagatttctATAAATCTATCTAGCGCAGGCAGTTGCTGTGTGCCGACGCTGATGTGAGAAGTGAATTTGAAGGCATTACCAGTAAGAATTGATGATCTTGCAGAAAGCCAGCTCACAGCACATCTTCAGGTTGCTCTGGTGCTCGTGCAGGTCACTGGAGGAGCACTTGGACGGATCCACCTCGCAGTTCTCGTCTGACTCATACAGGGCTTTGATGAACTCACCTGGGACGGAGAAAGTAAACAATGCAGAAAACCTCGTTTAGCACAGAAAGCGTGCAGCCTGCTGCAATACTGTACTGTACAACAATGACTGATTACTAATGATCATTAGAAATGAATATCAATTTTcgaaaaatgtttacaaattctACCCATCAGATGAGCTGCAtaataaaaactgatttatttaatatgcaaaataaaccCAATCTTTGAAGAACTGATCccaaaatgaagaaaatgtttaaacacatttcaattaCATTACTTGAGTCAACTGAATATGAATCACTGACTCattctttaagtaaataaattatttaaagaaagatTTGGTTTTACTTTGTATggcaaaaaaatgaacaaaataactaACTGCAACATTACATAATATAAAACTATCCTATATGTAAACTGCAACACTTTTTCACAGACTATACTTTTGAAAGTATTTCCCCAGCATCAGATAAACTCTTTTGAGGGAAACCTAGATTAAAGATTTCCCTCCTCACTTGATTTTGCACCCATAATTGACTTGATATCttaaataattgaacaaaacttaaaaacacatagttcacacacaaacaaaacaaacaaaaagtttgtGAAAATTATTGATTGTATATTCTCACAAGCATATCTGATGGTCTCCAGAAATAGTAAGGAAagtatatttcacttttttttacctAAAGCGTCCTGAAGGTACTTCTGTCCCACTAACTTCAGGTACTCCTCTATAGCTTTAGTAGCCAGTGTGTTTTCACGGAATATGAGATGCTCATTGTCTCCGCACCGATCCACCTCCGACATCATCAGATCTGTCAGAAAGTCCTGAGGAGGGCAAAACATTAAGAAGTCTTTA from Carassius auratus strain Wakin unplaced genomic scaffold, ASM336829v1 scaf_tig00050884, whole genome shotgun sequence harbors:
- the LOC113089743 gene encoding disabled homolog 2-interacting protein-like isoform X2, translated to MLNQNSKKSHLMPRLKESRSHESLLSPSSAVEALDLSMEEEVLIKPVHSSILGQDFCFEVTTSTGSKCFSCRSAAERDKWMENLRRAVHPNKDNIRRVENMLQCWIIEAKDLPAKKKYFCELCLDDALYARTTCKLKTDNVFWGEHFEFNDLPSVKSITVHLYKETDKKKKKDKNNYVGLVNIPVAAVTGRQFVEKWYSVSTPNPNKGKSPGPMVRMKSRYQSMSILPMELYKEFAEYITNNYMLMCSVLEPALSVKNKEEMACALVHILQSTGKAKDFLTDLMMSEVDRCGDNEHLIFRENTLATKAIEEYLKLVGQKYLQDALGEFIKALYESDENCEVDPSKCSSSDLHEHQSNLKMCCELAFCKIINSYCVFPRELKEVFASWRQECSNRGRPDISERLISASLFLRFLCPAIMSPSLFSLMQEYPDDRTARTLTLIAKVTQNLANFTKFGSKEEYMSFMNQFLEHEWTSMERFLLEISNPETISNTAGFEGYVDLGRELSTLHSLLSEAISQLDQITITKLGPLARILRDVNSALTNPTGPPVSSPTERVGSPTLPSSSLSTGLQKMVMDSEITGLVDFTRLPSPTPENKDLFFVTKNSVIQPSPARSSSYSETNEPEVQIPNGSKSLSMVDLQDSRSLESAPNTSFSDPINDSQTSVGQSTGMWTTRTAKGNTPSGPTLRRAGQTPTTLSTETAPGRSQLLAPLSFQNPVYQMATGLPRTVADSGSECQSSVSSQSNAEEAATAGSKHPFLSQSSTGASGGGGSNGDEFIRCSGEFARRQLSLTETQHQANVPRQNSTGPQRRIDQPPPTVTRGRTPPNMLNTAPYPRPSSGSMMSSSPDWPSSGTRLRQQSSSSKGDSPESKQRTLHKQAPSPVNPNALNRTAAWLLNMNVQYLEQEAIDPDSKHREDFPNKEDLTPTEKYQQEVAVLQEKLRISAKKLDEYESHIKSQDDQTQTMLLEYQSRLEDTEERLRKQQDEKEHQMKSIITRLMSVEEELKKDHTDMQAIVDSKQKIIEAQVN
- the LOC113089743 gene encoding disabled homolog 2-interacting protein-like isoform X3 translates to MPRLKESRSHESLLSPSSAVEALDLSMEEEVLIKPVHSSILGQDFCFEVTTSTGSKCFSCRSAAERDKWMENLRRAVHPNKDNIRRVENMLQCWIIEAKDLPAKKKYFCELCLDDALYARTTCKLKTDNVFWGEHFEFNDLPSVKSITVHLYKETDKKKKKDKNNYVGLVNIPVAAVTGRQFVEKWYSVSTPNPNKGKSPGPMVRMKSRYQSMSILPMELYKEFAEYITNNYMLMCSVLEPALSVKNKEEMACALVHILQSTGKAKDFLTDLMMSEVDRCGDNEHLIFRENTLATKAIEEYLKLVGQKYLQDALGEFIKALYESDENCEVDPSKCSSSDLHEHQSNLKMCCELAFCKIINSYCVFPRELKEVFASWRQECSNRGRPDISERLISASLFLRFLCPAIMSPSLFSLMQEYPDDRTARTLTLIAKVTQNLANFTKFGSKEEYMSFMNQFLEHEWTSMERFLLEISNPETISNTAGFEGYVDLGRELSTLHSLLSEAISQLDQITITKLGPLARILRDVNSALTNPTGPPVSSPTERVGSPTLPSSSLSTGLQKMVMDSEITGLVDFTRLPSPTPENKDLFFVTKNSVIQPSPARSSSYSETNEPEVQIPNGSKSLSMVDLQDSRSLESAPNTSFSDPINDSQTSVGQSTGMWTTRTAKGNTPSGPTLRRAGQTPTTLSTETAPGRSQLLAPLSFQNPVYQMATGLPRTVADSGSECQSSVSSQSNAEEAATAGSKHPFLSQSSTGASGGGGSNGDEFIRCSGEFARRQLSLTETQHQANVPRQNSTGPQRRIDQPPPTVTRGRTPPNMLNTAPYPRPSSGSMMSSSPDWPSSGTRLRQQSSSSKGDSPESKQRTLHKQAPSPVNPNALNRTAAWLLNMNVQYLEQEAIDPDSKHREDFPNKEDLTPTEKYQQEVAVLQEKLRISAKKLDEYESHIKSQDDQTQTMLLEYQSRLEDTEERLRKQQDEKEHQMKSIITRLMSVEEELKKDHTDMQAIVDSKQKIIEAQVN
- the LOC113089743 gene encoding disabled homolog 2-interacting protein-like isoform X1, encoding MLNQNSKNRSHLMPRLKESRSHESLLSPSSAVEALDLSMEEEVLIKPVHSSILGQDFCFEVTTSTGSKCFSCRSAAERDKWMENLRRAVHPNKDNIRRVENMLQCWIIEAKDLPAKKKYFCELCLDDALYARTTCKLKTDNVFWGEHFEFNDLPSVKSITVHLYKETDKKKKKDKNNYVGLVNIPVAAVTGRQFVEKWYSVSTPNPNKGKSPGPMVRMKSRYQSMSILPMELYKEFAEYITNNYMLMCSVLEPALSVKNKEEMACALVHILQSTGKAKDFLTDLMMSEVDRCGDNEHLIFRENTLATKAIEEYLKLVGQKYLQDALGEFIKALYESDENCEVDPSKCSSSDLHEHQSNLKMCCELAFCKIINSYCVFPRELKEVFASWRQECSNRGRPDISERLISASLFLRFLCPAIMSPSLFSLMQEYPDDRTARTLTLIAKVTQNLANFTKFGSKEEYMSFMNQFLEHEWTSMERFLLEISNPETISNTAGFEGYVDLGRELSTLHSLLSEAISQLDQITITKLGPLARILRDVNSALTNPTGPPVSSPTERVGSPTLPSSSLSTGLQKMVMDSEITGLVDFTRLPSPTPENKDLFFVTKNSVIQPSPARSSSYSETNEPEVQIPNGSKSLSMVDLQDSRSLESAPNTSFSDPINDSQTSVGQSTGMWTTRTAKGNTPSGPTLRRAGQTPTTLSTETAPGRSQLLAPLSFQNPVYQMATGLPRTVADSGSECQSSVSSQSNAEEAATAGSKHPFLSQSSTGASGGGGSNGDEFIRCSGEFARRQLSLTETQHQANVPRQNSTGPQRRIDQPPPTVTRGRTPPNMLNTAPYPRPSSGSMMSSSPDWPSSGTRLRQQSSSSKGDSPESKQRTLHKQAPSPVNPNALNRTAAWLLNMNVQYLEQEAIDPDSKHREDFPNKEDLTPTEKYQQEVAVLQEKLRISAKKLDEYESHIKSQDDQTQTMLLEYQSRLEDTEERLRKQQDEKEHQMKSIITRLMSVEEELKKDHTDMQAIVDSKQKIIEAQVN